A single region of the Solwaraspora sp. WMMD406 genome encodes:
- a CDS encoding caspase family protein, with translation MRRSALLIGSQTYGLSGVGNDVDTMADLLDRRGFTVTRRECAQATRAEILDAYERLIRDTRADDAVVLYYSGHGGLAVAPPDLARASRTSGATRSAGVGRGAPPKLQFIVPTDYAESTESDFRGITGAELSVLLVRLANVTNNITVVVDACHAAHVSRDDELVVKALRGRTYIDIEEHLSRLRRQGLDTAVRDVLGNQRAVRVVACGRDQSAYEHTNAASRRTGVFTEALARTLTETGEQPATWAGLLSRVRERVWDAVPWQRPEAEGPAHRLLFQTVADQPSPVEDRSPLGAAVTVEWGRVHDGRPAPLPAAGATLADDDHVYVRVRNTGHATVHVSVLAFDAQSRISVVTSLDPSGVPVGPAEEHLVGRDELDGRLVGFRLARLPRLPRLPRPSGVDDGDTHRDASPEAAMVVLVASAPATPVKAYRELGAGHHGSVRHDVHRISFRWAPVRQ, from the coding sequence GTGCGACGCAGTGCCCTACTCATCGGCTCTCAGACGTACGGCCTCAGCGGCGTCGGCAACGACGTGGACACCATGGCGGACCTGCTCGACCGACGGGGATTCACGGTGACCCGTCGCGAGTGCGCGCAGGCCACGCGGGCCGAGATCCTCGACGCGTACGAGCGGTTGATCCGCGACACCCGCGCGGACGACGCCGTCGTGCTCTACTACAGCGGGCACGGCGGCCTCGCGGTGGCCCCGCCCGACCTCGCCCGTGCGAGTCGGACCTCGGGCGCGACCCGGAGCGCCGGGGTGGGACGGGGCGCGCCGCCGAAGCTGCAGTTCATCGTGCCGACTGACTACGCCGAATCGACCGAATCCGACTTCCGGGGCATCACTGGCGCGGAGCTCTCGGTGCTGCTCGTCCGGCTGGCGAACGTGACCAACAACATCACCGTCGTCGTCGACGCCTGCCACGCCGCGCACGTGTCGCGCGACGACGAACTGGTAGTCAAGGCACTGCGCGGCCGGACGTACATCGACATCGAAGAACACCTGAGCCGCCTGCGACGCCAGGGCCTGGACACGGCGGTACGGGACGTGCTCGGCAACCAACGCGCCGTACGGGTGGTGGCCTGCGGACGCGACCAGTCGGCGTACGAGCACACCAACGCCGCCAGCCGGCGTACCGGAGTTTTCACCGAGGCCCTGGCACGGACGCTGACCGAGACCGGGGAGCAGCCGGCGACCTGGGCCGGCCTACTTTCCCGGGTACGCGAGCGGGTCTGGGACGCCGTGCCGTGGCAGCGACCCGAGGCCGAAGGCCCGGCCCACCGGCTGCTCTTCCAGACTGTCGCCGACCAGCCATCGCCGGTCGAGGACCGGTCCCCGCTGGGGGCTGCGGTCACCGTGGAATGGGGCCGCGTCCACGACGGCCGACCCGCGCCGCTGCCGGCGGCGGGGGCGACGCTGGCCGACGACGACCACGTGTACGTGCGCGTGCGCAACACCGGCCACGCCACCGTGCACGTGTCGGTCCTCGCGTTCGACGCGCAGTCGCGGATCTCCGTGGTCACCTCGCTCGACCCGTCAGGTGTCCCGGTCGGTCCGGCCGAGGAACACCTCGTCGGCCGTGACGAGCTGGACGGACGGCTGGTCGGGTTCCGACTTGCCCGGCTCCCCCGGCTCCCCCGGCTCCCCCGACCGTCCGGCGTCGATGACGGCGACACCCACCGCGACGCCTCCCCCGAAGCGGCGATGGTCGTCCTGGTCGCCTCGGCCCCGGCCACCCCGGTGAAGGCATACCGGGAGCTTGGCGCAGGTCACCACGGGTCGGTCCGGCACGACGTACACCGGATCTCGTTCCGCTGGGCACCGGTCCGTCAGTAA